From Streptomyces durmitorensis, a single genomic window includes:
- the rarD gene encoding EamA family transporter RarD, whose protein sequence is MDAAAAEQSKGEQRIGLLNGFAAYGMWGLVPLFWPLLKPSGAGEILAHRMAWSLVVVGIALLFVRRWAWAGELIRQPRKLGLVTIAAGVITINWGVYIWAVNSGHVVEASLGYFINPLVTIAMGVLILGERLRPVQWTAVAVGLAAVLVLAFGYGQPPWISLCLAFSFATYGLAKKKVGLSGLESLAAETAIQFLPAVAFLVWLGARGDATFGTEGVGHGALLAATGVVTAIPLVCFGAAAIRVPLATLGMLQYLAPVFQFLLGILYFHEAMPPERWAGFALVWLALTLLTWDALRGARRNAVRLSAGRQAAVSAASAAAPAAGRETEPMTPAAGRGSESAV, encoded by the coding sequence GTGGACGCTGCCGCAGCTGAGCAGTCGAAGGGCGAACAGCGCATAGGACTGCTGAACGGCTTCGCTGCCTATGGGATGTGGGGCCTCGTGCCCCTCTTCTGGCCCCTGCTCAAGCCCTCCGGGGCGGGCGAGATCCTTGCGCACCGCATGGCCTGGTCGCTCGTCGTGGTCGGCATCGCGCTGCTGTTCGTGCGGCGCTGGGCCTGGGCGGGCGAGCTGATCCGCCAGCCGCGGAAACTCGGCCTGGTGACGATCGCCGCGGGGGTCATCACGATCAACTGGGGCGTCTACATCTGGGCCGTGAACTCCGGCCACGTCGTGGAGGCCTCCCTCGGCTACTTCATCAACCCCCTGGTCACCATCGCGATGGGCGTCCTGATCCTCGGCGAACGGCTGCGCCCCGTGCAGTGGACGGCCGTCGCCGTCGGCCTCGCGGCGGTGCTCGTCCTCGCCTTCGGGTACGGGCAGCCGCCGTGGATCTCGCTCTGCCTCGCCTTCTCCTTCGCCACGTACGGCCTGGCGAAGAAGAAGGTCGGCCTCAGCGGTCTGGAGTCGCTCGCCGCCGAGACCGCGATCCAGTTCCTGCCCGCGGTGGCGTTCCTGGTGTGGCTCGGCGCGCGGGGCGACGCCACGTTCGGCACGGAGGGTGTCGGCCACGGGGCGCTGCTCGCGGCGACCGGTGTGGTCACCGCCATTCCCCTGGTCTGCTTCGGCGCCGCCGCGATCCGGGTGCCGCTCGCGACGCTGGGGATGCTGCAGTACCTCGCGCCCGTCTTCCAGTTCCTGCTCGGCATCCTCTACTTCCACGAGGCGATGCCGCCCGAGCGGTGGGCCGGGTTCGCGCTCGTGTGGCTGGCGTTGACGCTGCTGACCTGGGACGCGTTGCGGGGTGCTCGGCGCAATGCGGTGCGGCTTTCCGCGGGGCGTCAGGCTGCTGTTTCGGCGGCTTCCGCTGCCGCCCCCGCCGCCGGGCGGGAGACCGAGCCGATGACTCCTGCCGCCGGGCGGGGGTCCGAGTCCGCGGTCTGA